In the Kribbella sp. NBC_00482 genome, one interval contains:
- a CDS encoding SpoIID/LytB domain-containing protein codes for MSISRGAIAVVVLSSTVISATAQARDVVPAAAPDTTINGRGFGHGRGLSQYGAQGAALAGKPAKQILDFYYPGTTTGKATGSIRVRVSADTTDGVRVGAVSGLAVRSLATGKVYPLPRASTRSQWSIDPNGEHGTKLSSYDAKARKWTLYKTFTGMAQFEGAAVIGLVLPSGAVRRYRGALRAIDVSGAHLDTVNVLPLEYYLRGVVPRESVSSWRPAALQAQAVAARTYSVFHRARAARKAYDLCDTTSCQVYGGYDSEETSTNNAIAATAGQVRLYKGNPIIAEFSSSNGGATAAGDVPYQLTKADGWDAYPKNGNPNVAWTVTRTAAQMQAVFAVGSIRYVRVLKRTGVGPGGGRALTVEAVGSRGKRVLTADQVRIRLHLRSSWISFPARTP; via the coding sequence GTGTCGATTTCCCGGGGTGCCATCGCCGTCGTTGTCTTGTCCTCCACGGTGATCAGCGCGACCGCGCAGGCCCGCGACGTCGTGCCGGCCGCGGCGCCGGACACGACGATCAACGGGCGCGGATTCGGGCACGGCCGCGGACTGTCGCAGTACGGCGCGCAGGGTGCGGCGCTGGCCGGGAAGCCGGCCAAGCAGATCCTCGACTTCTACTACCCGGGGACGACGACCGGGAAGGCGACCGGCAGCATCCGGGTCCGGGTCAGCGCGGACACCACCGACGGCGTCCGGGTCGGCGCGGTGAGCGGGCTCGCGGTCCGCTCGCTGGCGACCGGCAAGGTCTATCCGTTGCCCAGGGCATCGACCCGGAGTCAGTGGTCGATCGACCCGAACGGCGAGCACGGCACGAAGCTCAGCTCGTACGACGCGAAGGCCCGGAAATGGACGCTCTACAAGACGTTCACGGGCATGGCGCAGTTCGAGGGAGCGGCCGTGATCGGGCTGGTCCTGCCGAGTGGCGCCGTACGCCGGTATCGCGGCGCGCTGCGGGCGATCGACGTGTCCGGGGCACACCTGGACACGGTGAACGTGCTGCCGCTCGAGTACTACCTGCGTGGCGTCGTACCTCGCGAGTCGGTGTCGAGCTGGCGCCCGGCCGCGTTGCAGGCGCAGGCCGTTGCCGCCCGCACCTATTCGGTGTTCCACCGGGCCCGCGCGGCGCGGAAAGCGTATGACTTGTGCGACACCACGTCCTGCCAGGTGTACGGCGGGTACGACTCGGAGGAAACCTCGACGAACAACGCGATCGCGGCGACCGCGGGTCAGGTCCGGCTGTACAAGGGCAATCCGATCATCGCGGAGTTCTCCTCGTCGAACGGCGGGGCGACGGCGGCGGGTGATGTGCCGTACCAGCTCACGAAGGCGGACGGCTGGGACGCCTACCCGAAGAACGGGAACCCGAACGTGGCGTGGACGGTGACCCGGACGGCCGCCCAGATGCAGGCGGTCTTCGCTGTCGGCTCGATCCGCTACGTCCGCGTCCTGAAGCGCACCGGCGTCGGCCCGGGCGGCGGGCGGGCGCTCACCGTCGAGGCGGTCGGATCGCGCGGAAAGCGTGTTCTGACGGCCGACCAGGTGCGGATCCGGTTGCACCTGCGGTCCTCGTGGATCAGTTTCCCGGCCCGGACTCCTTGA
- a CDS encoding glycoside hydrolase family 76 protein, with protein MRRKIGISTRLAAGVLAVAVLGSLNTTTASAGEAAGTDPTAAARARASYDAINKYFDAGKGLLLEEYPNTQSNPYSYVWPYSQAAIAAEDLAGVPGAGRKGSAEADRRLAAYEFYWNAGTTPTGYDSYVRPPNGQGGDKFYDDNEWIGLNLIQRFKRTGDRAALARAKEIFALVVHGWDTDPSHPCAGGVYWTQAPWSQDRNTVSNGPGAELGAHLYLLTRDKSYLTWAQRMYQWTQDCMLAPNGLYWDHIDLAGNIEKTQWSYNQGVMLGAGVLLFKATGNVKYLRDAKSVANASLAFYNTPEILAKNGAAFNSIWFKNLLILDSVVPDPRYRKAMQAYADYNWNTTRDPATNLYKFREGSVELLQQSGITQVHALLAWPRSQYHLLA; from the coding sequence ATGCGCAGAAAGATTGGTATATCAACTCGTCTGGCCGCCGGAGTGCTCGCGGTCGCGGTCCTCGGTTCGCTGAACACGACCACGGCCAGTGCCGGTGAGGCGGCGGGCACCGACCCGACCGCTGCCGCTCGGGCGCGTGCGTCGTACGACGCGATCAACAAGTACTTCGACGCCGGCAAGGGGCTGCTGCTCGAGGAGTACCCGAACACCCAGAGCAACCCGTACTCGTACGTCTGGCCGTACTCGCAGGCGGCGATCGCTGCGGAGGACCTGGCCGGCGTACCCGGTGCGGGCCGGAAGGGCTCGGCGGAGGCCGATCGCCGGCTTGCGGCGTACGAGTTCTACTGGAACGCCGGGACGACGCCCACCGGGTACGACTCGTACGTCCGGCCGCCGAACGGTCAGGGCGGCGACAAGTTCTACGACGACAACGAGTGGATCGGGCTGAACCTGATCCAGCGGTTCAAGCGGACCGGTGACCGCGCGGCCCTTGCGCGGGCCAAGGAGATCTTCGCGCTCGTCGTCCACGGCTGGGACACGGATCCGTCGCACCCGTGCGCCGGCGGCGTGTACTGGACCCAGGCGCCGTGGAGCCAGGACCGCAACACGGTGTCGAACGGACCGGGCGCCGAGCTCGGGGCGCACCTGTACCTGCTGACGCGGGACAAGTCGTACCTGACGTGGGCCCAGCGGATGTACCAATGGACGCAGGACTGCATGCTCGCGCCGAACGGGCTGTACTGGGACCACATCGACCTGGCCGGCAACATCGAGAAGACGCAGTGGAGCTACAACCAGGGCGTGATGCTCGGCGCCGGCGTGTTGTTGTTCAAGGCAACGGGTAACGTCAAGTACCTGCGGGACGCGAAGTCGGTGGCCAATGCCTCGCTGGCGTTCTACAACACGCCTGAGATCCTGGCGAAGAACGGTGCGGCGTTCAACTCGATCTGGTTCAAGAACCTGCTGATCCTGGACTCCGTCGTACCGGATCCGCGGTACCGCAAGGCGATGCAGGCGTACGCCGACTACAACTGGAACACCACCCGCGACCCCGCGACGAACCTCTACAAGTTCCGCGAGGGATCGGTCGAGCTCCTGCAGCAGTCCGGCATCACCCAGGTCCACGCACTGCTGGCGTGGCCGCGCTCGCAGTACCACCTCCTCGCCTGA
- a CDS encoding peptidylprolyl isomerase: MTKKTHQQQLAARKAKRQAEREIERRRQRRNLGITVTAIAAVVVVLVGVFVLFGVGGDDKPAASSSAPPENKPASIPTAMAPAPKRATPLASEVNCTYKKSTEPAAKKVNAPADGKIKASGTSKVSLNTSVGDLQLTLDSALAPCTVKSFLSLVGQKYFDNTKCHRLTVGEGLQVLQCGDPSGTGSGGPGYSFADEVYPTLQYGRGILAMANSGANTNGSQFFIVYGDASGLTPQYTAFGTIDEPSVKLIDKVAEAGVTPQNGPQDGTPITPVDIKTASAAA; this comes from the coding sequence ATGACCAAGAAGACCCATCAGCAGCAGCTGGCGGCGCGGAAGGCGAAGCGGCAGGCTGAGCGGGAGATTGAGCGGCGGCGACAGCGGCGGAATCTGGGGATCACCGTGACCGCGATCGCGGCGGTGGTCGTGGTTCTCGTGGGGGTCTTCGTGCTGTTCGGGGTGGGTGGCGACGACAAGCCGGCCGCGTCCTCGTCGGCGCCGCCGGAGAACAAGCCGGCCAGTATCCCGACCGCGATGGCACCGGCCCCGAAGCGCGCGACGCCGCTCGCATCCGAGGTGAACTGCACGTACAAGAAGTCCACCGAGCCGGCCGCGAAGAAGGTCAATGCGCCGGCCGACGGGAAGATCAAGGCGTCGGGTACGTCGAAGGTCAGCCTGAACACGTCCGTCGGCGACCTGCAGCTGACCCTGGACAGCGCCCTCGCGCCCTGCACGGTGAAGAGCTTCCTGAGCCTGGTCGGCCAGAAGTACTTCGACAACACCAAGTGCCACCGGCTGACGGTCGGCGAAGGCCTGCAGGTGCTGCAGTGCGGCGACCCGAGCGGGACCGGCTCCGGTGGACCGGGCTACAGCTTCGCGGACGAGGTCTACCCGACGCTGCAGTACGGCCGCGGCATCCTCGCGATGGCGAACTCCGGCGCGAACACGAACGGCAGCCAGTTCTTCATCGTGTACGGCGACGCCTCCGGGCTGACCCCGCAGTACACGGCGTTCGGGACGATCGACGAGCCGAGCGTGAAGCTGATCGACAAGGTCGCGGAGGCCGGCGTCACGCCGCAGAACGGCCCCCAGGACGGTACGCCGATCACACCGGTGGACATCAAAACAGCATCAGCAGCCGCCTGA